CGCTCTGCCACACGTCGTCATCGAGGAGGCGCTCGACCTCGGGATCGCCAGCCAGGGCGTGGCGCTCTCGGCCACCCGCGCCGGCGCCGAGATCCTCAAGGTCGTCGACCTCTACCTGAACCGCTCGGGGCGCACCGCGCTGGTCGACTGCGTGGCCGTGGAGGAGGGGCGCTCGCGGTCCTTCTTCGTGCAGCTCTCGCAGAAGGACCGCCAGATCACGGTCCGGCTGCTGCCGGCCACGGACCCGGAGAAGACCACGGGCGTGAAGCGGCTCATGGCGCACATCGCCAGGCAGCTCCTGGCGGCCAGCGGTGGGGGCCGCTTCGGCAAGACCAACCTGCAGGACTTCCTGGCCTGAGCGGCCGGGAGGAGCTCCCCTCCCGTCGCCGGCTCAGCCGCTGGGCGGCCCGGCTACCCCCCCCCGAGGCGCGCTCCAGCGCCGCCAGGTCGAGCTTCTCCATCGTCAGCAGCGCCGCGAAGGCCGATCCCGCGCCGCGGCATCGCCCCCGTCAGCCACGCCAGGAGGCGGATCGGCACCACCTGCCAGGAGACGCCGAAGCGGTCGCTTCAGCCAGCCGCAGGGGGCCAGGGAGCCGCCGGTGGCCAGGGCGTCCCAGACCCGATCCAGCGTCGCCTGGTCCTCGCACATCACCTGCAGCGAGACCGCCTCGTTGAAGGTGAGCCCGTGGGCCAGGTGGCTGTCCATAGCGACCAGATCCTGCCCCGCCAGCACGAAGCGACCGTGCTTCACCGTGCCCTCCGGACCCTCCCCCGGCGCGTAGCGCTCCAGGTCGCCGAGGCGGCTGTCCGGGAAGATCCCCGCCCAGGCGCGCATGGCCTCCTCGGCCCGGCCGTGCTGCGGCCCCGCGAACATGAAGCACGGGGCGATGGCCGCGCCGCCGGGCGGGCGGCGCCCGGCGATCCTGCCAGGAGACGCCGAAGCGATCCTGCACCCAGCCATAGCGGGCGCTCCAGGGGTAGGCGTCGAGCGGCGTGAGCACCTGGCCGCCGTCGGCGAGCGGCGCGAAGAGCCGGTCGGCCTCCGCCGGCGTATCGGCGTGGACGAAGAAGGAGATGCTCGGGTTGGGCCGGAAGGCGGGCCGCCGTCGAGCAGCGTGAAGCGCCGCCCGCCAGCTCGAGCTCCACCGTGAGCAGGCTGCCGCGCGGCCGGCCGCCTGGGGTGTCGAGGACTCCGGGTAGCGGGTGGTCCCGGTGATCCGTCCCCTCGGGAAGGTCGGAGGTAGAGGTCCGGCGGCCTGCTCGGCCTGGCCGTCGAACCAGAGGCACGGCACGATCTGGTGGTTGGGCATGAGGAGGCCCGTAGCGCCCGGCGACGGCCGGCGCAAGGCGGACCACGGGGTCCCGCCGCCCCGGCCTCCGCCTCGGCCCTGCTACACTGCGCGGCCTCGGAGGTAGGCGATGAGGCGGGCCCTGGGAGATCTGCCGGACAGGACGGCGCTGGTGTTCGGGCTGGGGCCCTGGGCGGCCCGGCGGCGCACGCCCGCTGGCCGCGGCCGGGGTCGGGCGCCTCCTCCTCGCCGACCAGGCCCCGGTGGAGTCCACCGACCTGGTGGTAGCGCCGCTCCTCGCCGAGGCTCGGTGGGCCAGCCGCGCGCCGCCGCCGCCGCGCTGGCCCTGGCCGAAAGGCTCTTCCCGGCGCTCGAGGTCACGGTCGTGGAGCAGCCGCTCGGCACCGACGCCGCCCCAATGGCCCTGCACGGCGCGGACCTGGTGGTGGAGGCCTCCGGGCGGTTCCCCTCATGTTCGCGGTGAACGACGCCGGGGTGGCCCTCGGGGTGCCGGTGGTGCACGGCGCCGTCGCGGCCTTCACGCTCCAGCTCCTGACCACCCTGCCCGGCGTCACCGGCTGCCTGCGCTGCCTCTTCGAGGGTCCTCCGCCGCCGGCCGGGCGGCGTCCTCGACGCCGACCCGCTCGGCCCCCTGGCCGGGCTGGCCGGCGCGCTCATGGGGATCGAGGCGGCGCGCGTCCTCGGCGGCCTCCCGGGCGCCTACGCCGGCCAGCTCCTCGCCTACGAGGCCCGCACCGGCTGGTCGCGGACGGTGCCGGTGGCGCCACGGCCTGGCTGCGGCGCGTGCGGGCGCGTCACGGCGGCCGGGGGATCCAGCGGCGAGGCCACGCCGTGAGCTCCGCCCACGACCCGGCGGCCCGCTTCGCCCGCCAGCAGGCCCTGCCTGGCTACGGCGAGGCCGGCCTGCCGCGGCTGGCCCGCGCCCGGGTCCACGTGGTGGGCCGGCCCGCTGGCCAGGCCCGCCTGCTCTCCCTGGCGCGCGCCGGGATCGGCACGCTCTGCGTGGACGACGGCGGCGACGCGGACCCCTGGGACGCGGGCGGCTGGCTCTACGCCCCCGTCGATCAGGGCCGCTCCCGCGTGCTCTCGCCGCCCTGGAGCTGGTGCGCGCCTCCTGCGCGGCGGTGGTGGTCCGGCCGTTCGCCACCGACACCGGGCCGACGGCCACCGCGGTCTGCTCCGGGCAACGAGGCGGTGGCTCGCACCGCGGCCAAGCGGGCCGGCTAGCCGGCCTGCCCCACGTGGTCGCGGTCGGTGATGCCGCGGGCGGAGAGGTGGTGACCATCCCGGTCGGCGCGCCGTGCTTCGCCTGCGCCGCGCCCCCCGGCGCGCGCCCAGCCGACCGGCGGCGCGGCCTCGGCGCTGGCCTCGCTGGCCGCGCTCGAGCTGCTGCTGCTGCTCCCGATCGGCACAGGGGACGGGCCCAGACGCTCAGGCGGCGGGTGCTGCTGCAGGGCGCGGCGGCCGCGCGTCGAGACCACGGCGCGCCGCCCGGGTGCCAGTGCCAGCGCGGCGGGCGCTCGCCGGGCCGGTCCAACGGCGGCGGGCCTCGTCACTCCAGGTAGGTGAAGGGCTGGCCGGCCAGCGCCAGCTCCCGTCGGCGTTGGTGAGGGCGATGGTCACCTGGCCGGGCTTGCCCGCAGGGACCTCCACGGTCACCGCCTCACCGCTGGCGGCCACGATGCCAGGCCGCCCTGGAGCCGAACATCACCTCCGACACCCGCAGGTGCTGCCCGCGGATGACCACCTGCACCCCGCCGGCGGCGGTGCACGGTGCGGCGTCACCACCTCGATAGGTGGGCTCAGGGAGGGTCCCGGCGTCCGGCGGCGGCGTCAGGGGGCGGGCGCCTTCACCACCGTCTGCTGCGGGGCTCGCGCCGCCGGACGTGAACTCGAGGTCGCTGACGAGGCGGCTCATCTCGCCCTGCAGCCGCTCGGCAGCCTCCGCTCCGCCTCGGTCGAGGCTCGCCGTCGTGCGCCGCAATCCTCCGAAAATGCCCCACCGGCCGCGGCTCCGCCTGGAGCGCCCGCCGCCCCAGCCTGCGCCGCGCCCCGCGGCCGTCGGGCCAGGCCGCCTTCTCGACCAGGGCTCCCGGCCTCAGCGTTCGCCGCGCCGGCCGCCTGCGCCGCGCCAGCCTCCCCTGCCTGCGGCCGTGGAGCGCGGCCCGAACCAAAGCGCGCGTCGCTGGGGCGCCGCCGCCTGCCAGATCCGAGGGCCGCGGCGAGCACCACGCCGGCCCCGTCACGCCCGTCCTCGACCACCACGGCTGCACCGACATGCACACCTCCGCCGCTGATTCTAGTGCCGTACGCCTCATGGCCCCTCCATCAGCTCGGCCCGTCCGGTGATCGCGGGACGTGGCTCCGATCAGCGACCGAGGCCGGGCACCCGGCACCCGCCAAGGCGCTGGAATCGCTGGAACCATGCGTTGACGGAGGTCCGTCGCTTCGAGGCCAAAGCAAGTGACACGGCGTCGTGGGGCGGCTCCAGGCACTTTGCCGCAACCCCGGGTGGCCAGATTCCGCCCGTGCACCGAAGCCTGCCCTGCACTCACCCCGGAACAGCGACACCGGGGACACCAGCAACCCGACCGGGGTCGGGGAGCCGTGAGATGAGTGATCCGTCCAGAAGGCCGAAGGCCAGGCGACCAACGGCATGACCCGCCGCGACCTCCTCAAGATCCGGCGCCGCCTCGGGCGCCGCCACCGTGGTGAGCGCCGCGCTCGGGACCGTCCCCACGCCAGCCGCGGCGCAGGGCGTCCCGGTCTGCAGCAGCCTGAACGCCATCGAGGCCTACCCGGTCAGCCCGCTCATCCTCCGGCCCTTCACCGACCCGCTGCCCATCCGCAGGCGGTCGCGCCGGAGACCGCGGCCACGGTGGCCGGCTTAGCCCAGCCAGCCCGGCCCGGGCGTCGGGCAGCAGGACGTGGACGGCGGCACCACCAGTTCTATCCGGGACAGGTGGGCACCTTCTGCGAACATGCCGCAGCCGGTCGTCTACCGGCTCAAGCTCGAGGTGGGGAGCACTCCCTGGCTCCTCGCCGGTGCGGACCCCTGGTCCCCCTACGTCGGCGTCGACAGCAACACCGTGCCGGCCGGCACCGTGGTGCCCCAGCTGCCCAAGACCACCATCTACGGCTTCAACGGCCCGGTTCCCCGGCCCGATGATCCAACGCCGAGTACGGCAAGCCGAACCCTGGTCCGCTTCGAGAACCACCTCGACGAGAACCCGCTCAACCTCGACCGCGGCGACTCCGGCGATCGGGCTGGGCTTCCTCACCCCACCTGCACAACAGCCACACCGCCCCCGAGTCCGACGGCAACCCGCACCACAAGCCGGAGGCCTACCAGCCGGGCGACTGGGTGGACAACCTCTACCTGAACTACCCGGCCGGCGGCGACGAGAACGGAAGCGATCCTTCCTCTGGTTCCACGACCACCGCGAGGAGCACACCAGCGCCAACGTCTACAAGGCATGGCCGGCCTCTACCCCATCTGCGACCCGATCCTGGACCCGGGCGACGAGACCAGGGGCCTCCGGCTGCCGGCGTGCCCCGCAACAACCCGGACGGCACCTTCAACGTGGACTACGACATCCCCTCGCCATCCACGACGGCCCTCGACGACGGCGACGTGCCCCTGGGAC
This portion of the Anaeromyxobacter sp. genome encodes:
- a CDS encoding VOC family protein — encoded protein: MFAGPQHGRAEEAMRAWAGIFPDSRLGDLERYAPGEGPEGTVKHGRFVLAGQDLVAMDSHLAHGLTFNEAVSLQVMCEDQATLDRVWDALATGGSLAPCGWLKRPLRRLLAGGADPPPGVADGGDAAARDRPSRRC